In Clostridium sporogenes, one genomic interval encodes:
- a CDS encoding collagen-like protein — protein MSHRCKKVICIPCCGRCTRPRGVTGPTGPRGITGTTGPRGITGTTGPRGITGTTGPRGITGTTGPKGITGTTGPRGITGTTGPRGITGTTGPRGITGTTGPRGVTGPPANLIGLQAQARELPLTIIPDLSDIPLDTLISDAGAPDITFNGVSNDIQLNTPGVYYVDWWINISDVEPTASEVNLNLNASTGTIVPAIVNSTCATLAAVPGQISGNAVINATSVPVNLKITNSSGGSIELGNTTIQLNISVIKVR, from the coding sequence TTGAGTCATAGATGCAAAAAAGTAATATGTATACCATGTTGTGGTAGGTGTACCCGCCCTCGAGGTGTAACTGGACCTACTGGTCCTAGAGGTATTACTGGGACTACTGGTCCTAGGGGTATTACTGGAACCACTGGTCCTAGAGGTATTACTGGAACTACTGGTCCTAGGGGTATTACTGGAACCACTGGTCCTAAGGGTATTACTGGAACTACTGGTCCTAGGGGTATTACTGGGACCACTGGTCCTAGAGGTATTACTGGAACCACTGGCCCTAGAGGTATTACTGGAACCACTGGTCCTAGGGGTGTTACCGGACCTCCTGCCAATTTAATCGGATTACAAGCTCAAGCAAGAGAGTTACCACTTACTATAATACCTGACTTATCAGATATACCATTGGATACTTTAATAAGTGATGCTGGAGCACCAGATATAACATTTAATGGGGTTTCAAATGATATACAGCTTAATACACCAGGAGTTTACTATGTAGATTGGTGGATTAATATTTCTGATGTGGAACCAACTGCGTCTGAAGTAAATTTAAATCTAAATGCTTCTACCGGGACAATAGTACCCGCCATTGTAAATTCCACTTGTGCAACATTAGCAGCGGTACCTGGACAAATATCAGGGAATGCAGTCATTAATGCAACTTCTGTACCTGTAAATTTAAAAATTACAAACTCTAGTGGGGGATCTATTGAACTAGGAAATACAACAATACAATTAAATATATCAGTAATTAAAGTTAGGTAA
- a CDS encoding glycosyltransferase family 2 protein, translated as MITISLCMIVKDEEITLERCLNCAKDFVDEIIIVDTGSTDKTKDIAKKFTDKIYDFEWIQDFATARNFSFSKATKEYIFYLDADDIILEEDQKKLKKLKSSLDKSIDSVTMFYNMNLDKDGIPALSYRRNRLVKRANNFKWYGRVHNYLEVYGNIFDSDIAIVHDKVKPRDSDRNLNIYKKMIEENYEFSPRDVFYYGNELYDHKLYEEAIEQYKKLLEMNSGWYEDKINACGKLADYYNYIKDSFNAKKYCYYSFNYDKPRAEFCCRLGHYFLDENNFPNAIFWYELATNLERPKNSWGFFSDDCWTWLPHVQLCVCYYKQGNKELSYKHNEIALSYSPNNKTLLNNKEFFKSIGFE; from the coding sequence ATGATAACTATAAGTTTATGTATGATTGTAAAAGATGAAGAAATTACACTAGAAAGGTGTTTAAATTGTGCTAAAGATTTTGTTGATGAAATTATAATAGTTGATACAGGTTCTACGGACAAGACTAAAGACATTGCCAAAAAATTTACAGATAAAATTTATGATTTTGAATGGATACAAGATTTTGCTACAGCAAGAAATTTTTCATTTAGCAAAGCTACTAAAGAATATATATTTTACTTAGATGCTGACGATATAATCTTGGAGGAAGACCAGAAAAAATTAAAAAAATTAAAATCTAGTTTAGATAAATCCATTGACTCTGTTACTATGTTTTACAATATGAATCTTGATAAAGACGGTATACCAGCTTTAAGTTATAGGAGAAATAGGCTTGTTAAACGCGCAAATAATTTTAAATGGTATGGAAGAGTTCATAACTATTTAGAGGTTTATGGTAATATTTTTGATAGTGATATAGCTATAGTTCATGATAAGGTAAAACCTCGAGATTCTGACAGAAACTTAAATATATATAAAAAAATGATAGAAGAAAATTATGAGTTTTCTCCAAGAGATGTATTCTACTATGGTAATGAGTTATATGATCATAAACTATACGAAGAAGCTATAGAACAATATAAAAAATTATTAGAAATGAACTCTGGCTGGTACGAGGATAAAATAAATGCCTGTGGCAAACTAGCAGATTACTACAATTATATAAAAGATTCTTTTAATGCTAAAAAATACTGTTATTATTCTTTTAATTATGATAAACCAAGAGCTGAATTTTGTTGTAGATTGGGTCATTACTTTTTAGATGAAAACAACTTTCCTAATGCAATATTTTGGTATGAATTAGCTACCAATTTAGAACGCCCTAAAAATAGTTGGGGATTCTTTAGTGATGACTGTTGGACCTGGCTTCCTCATGTTCAGCTTTGTGTTTGCTACTATAAGCAAGGAAACAAAGAGCTATCTTATAAACACAATGAAATAGCTCTATCCTACTCCCCTAATAACAAAACTTTGCTTAATAATAAAGAATTCTTTAAAAGTATTGGATTTGAGTAG
- the csxA gene encoding exosporium protein CsxA: MAINSKDFIPRPGFVNKQGCLPDPVEITCIQVPKVFDQCLIKECLKPTDDCEQLCKQIPNITEPAQVRCVGCCKDLKVKVNSVTKCPVSNGKPGHKKITVNFTVTFDVDVDVEINGVIHTETLNFSVNRTITASNLYCPDAIAKTIIGKECTSAEEVDQQFIKLEVVGECLSTDITKVDCDKDCCSCTCEDNEDKKVFLCITLGLFIIIKCEIVVQLMVPAYGYCPVPEECKCSHDPCKEFMERELPTLYPPQEMDDLFDDCDEKCIEEEKDDIVSNSIVSSSSIISSN; this comes from the coding sequence ATGGCTATTAATTCAAAAGATTTTATTCCACGTCCAGGTTTTGTAAATAAACAAGGTTGTTTACCAGATCCAGTGGAGATAACTTGTATTCAAGTACCTAAAGTTTTTGATCAATGTTTAATAAAAGAATGTTTAAAACCTACAGATGATTGCGAACAGTTATGTAAACAGATACCAAATATTACGGAACCAGCGCAAGTTAGATGCGTGGGTTGTTGTAAAGACTTAAAAGTAAAGGTTAATTCTGTTACTAAATGCCCTGTTTCAAATGGTAAACCAGGACACAAAAAGATAACTGTTAATTTTACAGTTACTTTTGACGTAGATGTAGATGTAGAAATAAATGGAGTTATACACACAGAGACATTAAATTTTTCAGTAAATAGAACTATAACTGCTTCTAACTTGTATTGTCCAGATGCTATAGCTAAAACTATAATAGGTAAAGAATGTACATCAGCAGAGGAAGTTGATCAACAGTTTATAAAACTAGAAGTAGTAGGTGAGTGCCTAAGCACAGATATTACAAAGGTAGATTGTGATAAGGATTGTTGCAGTTGTACTTGTGAAGATAATGAAGATAAGAAAGTATTCTTATGTATCACACTAGGATTATTTATAATAATCAAATGTGAAATAGTAGTTCAATTAATGGTTCCAGCTTATGGTTATTGTCCAGTACCAGAAGAATGTAAGTGTTCACATGATCCATGTAAAGAATTTATGGAAAGAGAACTTCCAACCCTTTATCCACCACAAGAAATGGATGATTTATTTGATGATTGTGATGAGAAATGCATTGAAGAAGAGAAAGACGATATAGTAAGTAATAGTATAGTAAGTAGTAGTAGTATAATAAGTAGTAATTAA
- a CDS encoding DUF3656 domain-containing U32 family peptidase: MRRIELLAPAGSMESLYAAVQAGADAVYMGGSKFSARAYANNFDDKQLKEAINYCHLYGVKVYITVNTLIKEEEIKEAIKYIGFLYSIGVDALIIQDTGISKLIKEKLPDFEIHASTQMTIHNGEGAIFLKELGFKRIVLSRELSLKEIAYISRDLDIETEIFVHGALCICYSGQCLMSSILGGRSGNRGRCAQPCRLPYTLINEKDDKETKGYLLSPKDICNIENMGDLIKAGATSFKIEGRMKRPEYVAGVIRSYKKAIDAAINKENFEEEQNKKELMQLFNREGFSKAYLYGNKGKDMMAFSFPKNTGLLLGEVNKDKSIKLEENLKIKDGIRNADKGFIVSSIIKDNKEVEKACKGDLVKIKPSNYKFKDKLYKTSDTELLQSLGKIYEDKFNKKIYLEANVEFKVGEKIKLSCRYNGEEHFAEGKEIEKALKKPLSMEKIEENLMKSGETPFKINKIRFNSYEEGFLPVSEINNCRRILINSIEERIIQNNPHCGKIKEVNVDNIYSNINGIKENDLPKYIFSVYTYEQLKAVVDNGFKNIIVDLFTRDPLNLHKIKGLYQDLNIYLKAPNIIKSEFDYVEKIIEENLHNIKGIVTANLGIVNKFNNRTEIIGDYKLNIFNSFAGDFYKEFIKGSCLSIELNKKEIKSIVKHMDLGSQMLIYGKIENMVSEYCPIGSTFGGKNSSSSCNKACEKGIYILKDRISAKFPVKTDVFCRSHIYNNSDINLIGNIEEIKTLGINSFRLDFLNENYEEMEYILKALKEEKWKGDFKNYTRGHYKRGVE; this comes from the coding sequence ATGAGAAGAATAGAATTACTGGCTCCTGCAGGAAGCATGGAAAGTTTATATGCAGCAGTGCAAGCTGGGGCAGATGCAGTATACATGGGCGGAAGCAAATTTTCTGCTAGGGCTTATGCTAATAATTTTGATGATAAGCAATTAAAAGAGGCTATAAACTATTGCCATTTATATGGTGTTAAAGTATATATTACAGTTAATACATTAATAAAAGAAGAGGAAATAAAAGAAGCAATAAAGTATATAGGATTTTTATATTCTATAGGGGTAGATGCTTTAATAATACAGGATACTGGAATATCAAAATTAATAAAAGAAAAATTACCAGATTTTGAAATTCATGCATCTACCCAAATGACTATACATAATGGAGAAGGTGCTATATTTTTAAAAGAATTAGGTTTTAAAAGAATAGTTTTATCACGAGAACTTTCATTAAAAGAAATAGCATATATTTCAAGGGACTTAGATATAGAAACGGAAATATTTGTACATGGAGCCCTTTGTATTTGTTATTCAGGGCAATGTTTAATGAGTAGTATATTAGGTGGAAGAAGTGGAAATAGGGGGAGATGTGCTCAACCTTGTAGGCTTCCATATACATTGATAAATGAAAAGGATGATAAGGAAACAAAGGGGTATTTATTAAGTCCTAAGGATATATGTAATATAGAAAACATGGGAGATTTAATAAAGGCTGGTGCTACATCTTTTAAGATAGAAGGGAGAATGAAAAGACCAGAATATGTAGCAGGAGTAATTAGAAGTTATAAAAAAGCTATAGATGCAGCTATAAATAAAGAAAATTTTGAAGAAGAACAAAACAAAAAAGAGTTAATGCAATTATTTAATAGAGAAGGTTTTTCAAAGGCATACCTTTATGGAAACAAAGGTAAAGATATGATGGCATTTTCTTTTCCAAAAAATACAGGATTGCTTCTAGGAGAGGTAAATAAGGATAAAAGTATAAAATTAGAAGAGAATTTAAAAATAAAAGATGGTATAAGAAATGCTGATAAAGGTTTTATAGTATCTAGTATAATTAAGGATAATAAAGAAGTAGAAAAAGCCTGCAAAGGAGATCTAGTAAAAATAAAACCTTCAAATTATAAGTTTAAGGATAAATTATATAAAACCTCAGATACAGAGCTTTTACAGTCCTTAGGTAAAATATATGAGGATAAATTTAATAAGAAAATTTATTTAGAAGCTAATGTAGAGTTTAAAGTAGGGGAAAAAATAAAATTAAGTTGCAGATACAATGGGGAGGAGCATTTTGCAGAAGGGAAAGAAATAGAAAAGGCACTAAAAAAACCTTTATCTATGGAAAAAATAGAAGAAAATTTAATGAAGAGTGGGGAAACTCCTTTCAAGATAAATAAAATTAGATTTAACTCTTATGAAGAAGGATTTTTACCTGTCTCAGAGATAAATAATTGCCGAAGAATACTTATAAATTCCATAGAAGAAAGAATAATACAAAATAATCCACATTGTGGAAAAATAAAAGAGGTTAATGTAGATAATATATACAGTAACATAAATGGAATAAAAGAAAATGATTTACCAAAGTATATATTTTCAGTATATACCTATGAACAATTAAAAGCTGTAGTGGATAATGGCTTTAAAAATATAATAGTAGATTTATTTACAAGGGATCCATTAAACTTACATAAAATAAAAGGATTATATCAGGATTTAAATATATATTTAAAAGCTCCTAATATTATAAAAAGTGAATTTGATTATGTAGAAAAGATAATAGAAGAGAATCTACATAACATAAAAGGTATAGTAACAGCTAATTTAGGAATAGTAAATAAATTTAACAATAGAACAGAAATAATAGGAGATTATAAATTAAATATATTTAATAGTTTTGCAGGGGATTTTTATAAGGAATTTATTAAAGGAAGTTGTTTAAGTATAGAGCTTAATAAAAAAGAAATAAAATCTATAGTTAAACATATGGATTTAGGTAGCCAAATGCTTATATATGGTAAAATAGAAAATATGGTTAGTGAATACTGTCCTATAGGCAGTACTTTTGGGGGTAAAAATAGTTCTTCTAGCTGTAATAAAGCTTGTGAAAAAGGAATTTATATATTAAAAGATAGAATCAGTGCTAAATTCCCAGTTAAGACAGATGTATTCTGTAGAAGTCATATATATAATAATTCAGATATTAATTTAATAGGGAATATAGAGGAAATAAAAACACTGGGAATTAATAGTTTTAGATTAGATTTTTTAAATGAGAATTATGAAGAAATGGAATATATATTAAAAGCTCTTAAAGAAGAAAAATGGAAGGGAGATTTTAAAAATTATACAAGAGGCCATTATAAAAGAGGGGTAGAATAA
- a CDS encoding endonuclease MutS2, translating into MKDKSIKVLEFNKIQEILKNYTCTKAAKDIIEDLKPYDSVYEVREHLEETKEAFKLLVTKGAPPFEGVYDIRSGISLAEKGSTLLPGQLLKIAAVLRCARRFKEYINHKEEEESYRALEDICEGIFSLPKIEEEIFNAIEGEEEIADRASSTLYNIRRSLKEKNYSVRDKINSLVRSYSSYLQENIYTVRGDRYVLPVKAEHKGAVPGLVHDQSSTGATLFIEPMSLVNLNNEIKELMLKEKAEIERILSVLSSKINANITGVKTDANIVWELDFIFAKAKFASEYNCTCPTINDEGIVDIIEGRHPLIDRREVVPISVKLGDEFTSLMITGPNTGGKTVTLKTVGLIHLMAMSGLMIPARENSVISYFNNVFADIGDEQSIEQSLSTFSSHMKNIVEIMDKADENSLVLFDELGAGTDPTEGAALAISILENLRKRGSKIIATTHYSELKAYALRKEGVENASVEFDVETLRPTYRLLIGIPGKSNAFEISKRLGLPDYIIDFARENISNENIKFEELIQNLQEKSIKAQEDARLAENLKLERDKEKKKYEEKLEGLQKVRDNAFIDARREAKNIIREAKEEADKILKDIRQLERMGYSSDARRKLEEERKKLKDKLDSIEEKEIKTVHKGEALKNVKEGDEVLLVSINQKVIVLSKPDNKGDILVQAGIMKITANIKDLRAAKESNSNSNSSKIKKSKKLNLNLSRVESSVDLRGMDAEEAIYTVDKYLDEAYLGGLGEVTIVHGKGTGVLRKTIMDMLKGHPHVKRHRLGEYGEGGTGVTVVELK; encoded by the coding sequence GTGAAGGATAAATCTATTAAGGTTTTAGAATTTAATAAGATACAGGAAATTTTAAAAAATTATACCTGTACAAAAGCTGCAAAAGATATAATAGAAGATTTAAAACCTTATGATAGTGTATATGAAGTAAGAGAGCACTTAGAAGAAACAAAGGAAGCCTTTAAATTATTGGTTACAAAGGGAGCACCACCCTTTGAAGGAGTATATGATATAAGAAGTGGAATTTCTTTAGCAGAAAAGGGATCTACATTATTGCCAGGGCAACTTTTAAAAATAGCTGCAGTCTTAAGATGTGCAAGAAGATTTAAAGAATATATAAATCATAAGGAGGAAGAGGAAAGCTATAGGGCCTTAGAGGATATATGTGAGGGGATTTTTTCCCTACCTAAAATAGAAGAAGAAATATTTAATGCTATAGAAGGAGAAGAGGAAATAGCAGATAGAGCGAGTTCTACTCTTTATAACATAAGAAGATCTTTAAAAGAAAAAAATTATTCTGTAAGAGATAAAATTAACTCTTTAGTTAGAAGTTATTCCTCCTATCTTCAAGAAAATATATATACAGTTAGAGGAGATAGATATGTTTTACCAGTAAAGGCAGAACACAAGGGTGCGGTACCGGGACTTGTACATGACCAAAGTTCTACAGGGGCTACCCTTTTTATAGAACCAATGAGTTTAGTTAATTTAAATAATGAAATAAAAGAACTTATGTTAAAAGAAAAGGCAGAAATAGAAAGAATATTAAGTGTTCTATCATCTAAAATAAATGCTAATATAACAGGGGTAAAGACCGATGCTAACATAGTATGGGAATTAGATTTTATATTTGCTAAAGCTAAATTTGCTAGTGAATATAATTGTACTTGTCCAACTATTAATGATGAGGGGATTGTTGATATTATAGAGGGAAGACATCCTCTTATAGATAGAAGAGAAGTAGTTCCTATAAGTGTTAAGTTAGGAGATGAATTTACATCCTTAATGATAACAGGACCTAATACAGGAGGTAAAACTGTAACTTTAAAAACAGTAGGATTAATACATTTAATGGCTATGAGCGGTCTTATGATTCCGGCTAGAGAAAACTCTGTAATAAGTTATTTTAACAATGTTTTTGCAGATATCGGAGATGAACAAAGTATAGAACAAAGCTTATCAACTTTTTCATCTCATATGAAAAATATAGTAGAGATTATGGATAAAGCAGATGAAAATTCTTTAGTTTTATTTGATGAATTAGGAGCAGGAACAGATCCAACAGAAGGGGCAGCTTTGGCTATTTCTATATTAGAAAATTTAAGAAAAAGAGGATCTAAGATAATTGCTACAACTCATTATAGTGAACTAAAAGCCTATGCATTAAGAAAAGAAGGAGTAGAAAATGCTTCTGTTGAGTTTGATGTGGAAACTTTGAGACCTACTTATAGATTATTAATAGGAATACCAGGTAAATCAAATGCCTTTGAAATATCTAAAAGATTAGGATTACCAGATTATATTATAGATTTTGCTAGAGAAAATATATCTAATGAGAATATAAAATTTGAGGAATTAATTCAAAATTTACAAGAAAAAAGTATAAAAGCCCAAGAGGATGCAAGACTTGCAGAAAATCTTAAATTGGAAAGAGATAAAGAAAAGAAAAAATACGAAGAAAAATTAGAAGGACTTCAAAAAGTTAGAGATAATGCTTTTATAGATGCAAGAAGAGAAGCTAAAAATATAATAAGAGAAGCAAAAGAAGAGGCAGATAAAATATTAAAAGACATCAGACAATTAGAAAGAATGGGTTATTCTTCAGATGCAAGACGTAAATTAGAAGAGGAAAGAAAAAAATTAAAAGATAAATTAGATTCTATTGAAGAAAAGGAAATAAAAACAGTTCATAAAGGAGAAGCTTTAAAGAATGTAAAAGAAGGAGACGAAGTTCTTTTAGTTTCAATAAACCAAAAGGTAATAGTCCTATCAAAACCAGACAACAAAGGTGATATATTAGTTCAAGCTGGAATTATGAAAATAACAGCTAATATTAAAGATTTGAGGGCTGCTAAGGAAAGTAATTCTAATAGCAATTCATCAAAAATAAAAAAATCTAAAAAACTTAATTTGAATTTAAGCAGAGTGGAGTCTTCTGTGGATCTTAGAGGAATGGATGCAGAAGAAGCCATATACACTGTAGATAAATATTTAGATGAGGCTTATTTAGGTGGTTTAGGGGAAGTTACCATAGTACATGGTAAAGGTACAGGAGTTTTAAGAAAAACAATTATGGATATGCTAAAAGGTCATCCTCATGTTAAGAGACATAGACTAGGTGAATATGGTGAAGGTGGTACTGGCGTTACAGTAGTAGAGTTAAAATAA
- a CDS encoding DUF523 domain-containing protein, translating into MILISACLCGVNCKYNGGNNLNEKALKLFREGKAVLVCPEQLGGQQTPRAAHEINNATGADVLDGKANIIGPEGDDATKEFLKGAYETLKIAKECGAKTAILKSRSPSCGLGKIYDGTFSGNKKDGNGVTAELLTRNRIKVYTEEDEFMSKF; encoded by the coding sequence ATGATATTAATAAGTGCTTGTCTCTGTGGAGTTAACTGTAAGTATAATGGCGGAAATAATTTAAATGAAAAAGCATTAAAACTTTTTAGAGAAGGAAAGGCCGTCTTAGTTTGTCCAGAACAACTAGGTGGGCAACAAACACCAAGGGCAGCTCATGAAATAAATAATGCTACAGGAGCAGATGTATTAGATGGAAAAGCTAATATCATAGGACCAGAGGGTGATGATGCTACAAAAGAATTTTTAAAGGGAGCCTATGAGACTTTAAAAATAGCAAAGGAATGTGGTGCCAAAACAGCTATATTAAAGTCTAGGAGTCCATCCTGCGGGCTTGGAAAAATATATGATGGTACTTTTTCGGGTAACAAAAAAGATGGGAACGGTGTAACAGCAGAACTATTAACTAGAAATAGAATAAAGGTTTATACAGAGGAAGATGAATTTATGTCTAAATTTTAA
- a CDS encoding LTA synthase family protein: MEKIFCSLYKNIKELLGNKFFLTVVIGTFVEYVLFLLILSDGNAVSIDFRSAFLGIPPILIYIAFILIPYSFAFLFNGRGQKVFLIIINIMISVLLIFDLWYYRSYSSFLNCYMFDMVDNLEGLSSSILAMFRTIDLIFIVNPLILVIMFVKDFYNNNDKWSLRKFALLLIVPILYIGYAHIKVDKLGRGYVCQTLFKRTWSQNQEIYNLSPLGYHLFDFHKYREDKQVYNLSDEEKNEIKTYFNSKEKSLTKNNYSGIFKGKNLIVIQVESLENFIINEKVNGQEITPNLNKLLNNSIYFSNYHEQTFSGTTSDGVFVSNNSMFPPIAGTSSFTYPYNDYNSLPKLLKEQKYSTYSMHGEKGNYWNWMVSERHMGFDNCVDISKFNKDEILGLCLSDESFLSQSVKKIENQKEPYYTFMITASSHSPFNIPKDKVKISIPKELKGTKTGAFIEAAHYTDEMIGRFIKELDKKGMMKNTVIAIYGDHEGLHKFFNEETQNLKGIPERWRNNDRRVPLIIYSKDIKGEEIKTNGGQVDFLPTISYLMGIDENKYINTALGRNLLNTNLDYTVLTDKTYRGKQISNEEKKNYIDVIRISNNMIKANYFKGRF, from the coding sequence ATGGAAAAGATATTTTGTTCTTTGTATAAAAATATAAAAGAACTATTGGGAAATAAATTTTTTTTGACAGTAGTAATAGGTACTTTTGTAGAGTATGTTTTATTTTTATTAATTTTATCAGATGGTAATGCAGTAAGTATAGATTTTAGAAGTGCTTTCTTAGGCATACCTCCTATATTGATATACATAGCTTTTATTTTGATTCCCTATTCTTTTGCTTTTTTATTTAATGGTAGAGGTCAGAAAGTATTTCTTATAATAATAAACATAATGATTTCTGTGCTTTTAATATTTGATTTATGGTATTACAGAAGTTATAGTTCATTTTTAAATTGCTACATGTTTGATATGGTAGATAACTTAGAGGGCTTATCATCTAGTATATTAGCTATGTTTAGAACAATAGATTTGATATTTATTGTAAATCCATTAATATTAGTAATAATGTTTGTTAAGGATTTTTACAATAATAATGATAAATGGAGTTTAAGAAAGTTTGCACTATTGCTCATAGTGCCTATATTATACATAGGATATGCTCATATTAAAGTAGATAAACTTGGGAGAGGCTATGTTTGTCAAACCTTATTTAAAAGAACTTGGTCCCAAAATCAAGAAATCTATAATTTATCACCATTAGGATATCATCTATTTGATTTCCACAAATATAGGGAGGATAAACAAGTTTATAATTTATCAGATGAAGAAAAGAATGAAATAAAAACTTACTTTAATTCAAAGGAAAAAAGTCTTACTAAAAATAATTATAGTGGTATTTTTAAAGGGAAAAATTTGATTGTTATACAAGTGGAATCTTTAGAAAATTTTATTATAAATGAGAAGGTAAATGGGCAAGAAATAACTCCGAACCTAAATAAGTTACTTAACAATTCGATATATTTTTCTAATTATCATGAACAAACATTTAGTGGAACAACCTCTGATGGGGTTTTTGTTTCAAACAATTCTATGTTTCCACCAATAGCAGGTACTAGTAGCTTTACTTATCCATACAACGATTATAATTCATTACCTAAGCTTTTAAAAGAGCAAAAATACAGTACTTATTCTATGCATGGAGAGAAAGGAAACTATTGGAATTGGATGGTATCTGAGAGGCATATGGGATTTGATAACTGCGTAGATATATCAAAATTTAATAAAGATGAAATATTAGGTTTATGTTTAAGTGATGAAAGCTTCTTATCACAATCAGTAAAAAAGATAGAAAATCAAAAAGAACCATATTATACATTTATGATAACTGCAAGTAGTCATAGTCCTTTTAATATTCCTAAGGATAAGGTGAAAATTAGTATTCCTAAAGAATTAAAGGGTACAAAGACAGGTGCCTTTATAGAAGCAGCACATTATACAGATGAAATGATAGGAAGGTTTATAAAAGAACTTGATAAAAAAGGAATGATGAAAAACACTGTTATAGCTATTTATGGAGATCATGAAGGACTTCATAAGTTTTTTAATGAAGAAACACAAAATCTTAAAGGAATACCAGAAAGATGGAGAAATAATGATAGGAGAGTTCCTTTAATAATTTATTCAAAAGATATAAAAGGGGAAGAAATCAAAACAAATGGAGGACAGGTAGATTTTCTTCCAACTATAAGCTATCTTATGGGGATAGATGAGAATAAATACATAAATACTGCTTTAGGCAGAAATCTTTTGAATACTAATTTAGACTATACAGTTTTAACGGATAAAACTTATAGAGGTAAACAAATTTCAAATGAAGAAAAGAAAAATTATATTGATGTAATAAGAATTTCAAACAATATGATAAAAGCTAATTATTTTAAAGGGAGGTTTTAG
- a CDS encoding alpha-hydroxy-acid oxidizing protein: MNYRDVLKSARENLNGSCRVCKVCNGKACSGEVPGMGGKGTGDAFTINIDALDSYKLNMRLIHNAKNPDISVELFGKKMDMPVFAAPVSGTTLNMGGKFTEEEYISWVIGGCRDSGIYPMVGDTAVDSFLITNLDELKKFNGEGIAIIKPWENDNVISKIKLAEEAGAYAVGMDIDAAGLITLALHGKPVGPKTVEEIKEIVKSTKLPFILKGIMTVEDAKLAVEAGVDAIVVSNHGGRVLDQTPGVADVLPEIAEAVKGKVTILADGGVRTGVDILKMIALGADAVLIGRPFVTASFGGEREGVKIYVENLKSELKSSMVLTGCNSIKDIDGKIIY; the protein is encoded by the coding sequence ATGAATTATAGAGATGTATTAAAAAGTGCTCGTGAGAATTTAAATGGAAGTTGTAGGGTGTGCAAAGTATGTAATGGAAAAGCCTGTAGTGGTGAAGTACCTGGTATGGGCGGTAAAGGTACAGGAGATGCGTTTACTATAAATATAGATGCATTAGATTCATATAAATTAAATATGAGGTTAATCCATAATGCAAAGAATCCTGATATAAGTGTAGAGTTATTTGGAAAGAAAATGGACATGCCTGTTTTTGCAGCTCCAGTATCAGGAACTACTTTAAATATGGGTGGTAAGTTTACAGAAGAAGAATACATATCTTGGGTAATTGGTGGATGTAGAGATTCAGGCATATATCCAATGGTAGGAGATACTGCAGTAGATTCTTTCTTAATTACAAATTTAGATGAGTTAAAAAAGTTTAATGGAGAAGGCATCGCAATAATAAAACCTTGGGAAAATGACAATGTAATAAGCAAAATAAAATTAGCAGAAGAAGCAGGAGCTTATGCTGTTGGCATGGATATAGATGCAGCAGGACTTATAACTTTGGCTCTTCATGGAAAACCAGTGGGTCCTAAAACTGTAGAAGAAATAAAAGAAATAGTGAAAAGCACTAAATTACCTTTTATATTAAAAGGAATAATGACTGTTGAGGATGCTAAGCTAGCTGTAGAAGCAGGGGTAGATGCCATTGTAGTATCAAATCATGGTGGTAGAGTTTTAGATCAAACTCCAGGGGTAGCAGACGTATTACCTGAAATTGCAGAAGCGGTTAAAGGAAAAGTAACTATATTAGCAGATGGCGGTGTAAGAACTGGTGTAGATATATTAAAAATGATAGCTTTAGGAGCAGATGCAGTATTAATAGGAAGACCTTTTGTAACAGCTTCCTTTGGGGGAGAAAGAGAAGGGGTAAAAATCTATGTTGAAAATTTAAAAAGTGAATTAAAATCATCAATGGTTTTAACAGGATGTAACAGTATAAAAGACATAGATGGAAAGATAATATATTAG